A single window of Lonchura striata isolate bLonStr1 chromosome 20, bLonStr1.mat, whole genome shotgun sequence DNA harbors:
- the LOC110476630 gene encoding fibrinogen-like protein 1-like protein, protein MGLQAGTPWLHRDLVLLPTVVAMLLLCASAGPAMPTASPRSASGFPPDCSRLRRGSPSGVYVIQPARSPPRVVWCDMDTEGKGWTVVQRNSHDTELTWKQSWTTYKYGFGNVHSDYWLGTEYLHLLTQQGTYKVRFVVRDKANVTHYAEYDIFRVESEASGYPLRLGRHSGDGDDYLTLYHPKKGGIHDNMKFSTVDKDQDQYSGNCAKSYGGWWYNRCQNVLLNAKNYIVWPGFCDNGDCASSLILVKPTDVC, encoded by the exons ATGG ggcTCCAGGCTGGGACACCCTGGCTGCACCGGGACCTTGTCCTCCTGCCCACCGTGGTGGCAATGCTTCTCCTCTGTGCCAGCGCTGGCCCAGCCATGCCCACTGCCAGCCCCCGGAGTG cctcaggcTTCCCCCCGGACTGCAGCCGCCTGcgcaggggcagccccagcggcGTGTACGTCATCCAGCCGGCCCGGTCGCCCCCGCGCGTGGTCTGGTGCGACATGGACACCGAGGGCAAGGGCTGGACGGTGGTGCAGAGGAACTCGCACGACACCGAGCTCACCTGGAAGCAATCCTGGACCACCTACAAGTACGGCTTCGGGAACGTGCACAGCGATTACTGGCTGGGCACCGAGTACCTGCACCTGCTGACGCAGCAGGGCACCTACAAGGTGCGCTTCGTGGTGCGGGACAAGGCCAACGTCACCCACTACGCCGAGTACGACATCTTCAGGGTGGAGAGCGAGGCCAGCGGCTACCCGCTGAGGCTGGGCCGGCActctggggatggggatgaCTACCTGACCCTCTACCACCCCAAGAAGGGCGGCATTCACGACAACATGAAGTTCAGCACAGTCGACAAGGACCAGGACCAGTACAGCGGGAACTGCGCCAAGAGCTACGGGGGGTGGTGGTACAACAGGTGCCAGAACGTCCTGCTCAATGCCAAAAACTACATTGTTTGGCCAGGATTCTGTGATAACGGTGACTGCGCATCCTCCCTCATCCTGGTCAAACCCACAGATGTGTGTTGA